One window from the genome of Periophthalmus magnuspinnatus isolate fPerMag1 chromosome 18, fPerMag1.2.pri, whole genome shotgun sequence encodes:
- the LOC117385981 gene encoding dynactin subunit 1-like isoform X3 — translation MSSGGTVESSKPPKIGSIVEVTGKSQRGTVAYIGATLFASGKWVGVILDEPKGKNDGTVQGKRYFTCEENHGIFVRQSQIQVVEDGSSASSPDPSDLGSSKISRQRAEKDVPETPRTIKQMPAGLKKPSTTTSTRHSTKLSTPRLAPASSLPSLLVRSTGRTSLSRTASRESLSSSHSDISEAVQSAPAPAALATLAPATPAPGSVSATPSKEEENLRTQVKDLEEKLETLRMKRSEDKAKLKELEKHKIQLEQLQEWKSKMQEQQSELQRHLKEAKREAREAQEAKDRYMEEMSDTADAIEMATLDKEMAEERAESLQVEVDTLKEKVEELSMDLEILRHEISEKGSDGAASSYHVKQLEEQNARLKEALVRMRDLSASEKQEHVKLQKQMEKKNTELETFRTQKDKLSVELKQAEATIDELKEQVDAALGSEEMVESLTERNLDLEEKVRELRETVTDLEAINEMNDELQENARETEMELREQVDLSVSKVREAEKRVEAAQETVADYQQTISKYRELTAQLQEANRELVSQQSTNVEQVHQPPAELFDFKIKFAETKAYAKAIEMELRKMEVSQLNRQVALLTSFMPDSFVRHGGDHDCLLVLLLIPRLICKAELINKQAQDKFDLNGPLVQGPALRGPSGEQRSFASGLVYSLSLLQATLHRYEQALGSCSVEVFKRMGTLYSEMSFHERSLDYFIDLLHRDQLDETVQVEPLTKAIKYYQQLYSVHLSEMSEDCTVQLLDHIKFTGSALDCMAVEVSRLRAFLSGGQESSGLAVLLKDLDTSCSDIRQFCKKIRRRMPGADVAGVPAALCFGPQVSDTLMECRRQLSCVLAVLQEVAAAGAQVMAPLAENEGLSAAKLEDFLIKAVEQIYGSQGLNPSECLQQSCTAVITTMNKMATAMQEGEYDADRPATQTPPVEVRAAAVRAEMTDAEGLGVKLEDRETVIKELKKSLKIKGEELSEANIRLSLLEKKLDTSTKDADERVEKIQTKLDENMALLKKKEKEFEETMDALQADIDQLEAEKTELKQRLNNQSKMTIDNLRGGPVAGIASIVQGSAVGLSPALAGPVQVVDSPLLRQQVEVQRLSIKHLKNENNRLKAERMRAQLASLPPLVPPKLPVMSREPPTQPGGLSTGIYRRTDQLLSTLLKLSAEMRVVDVTGKTSVSASAQLLEQTARLQSLSDALDKLKGEVSEHVVSQRPGAKASSDFATFPRSSFVKAKEERQEGTVLVGRVHISCSKGQEQVHRVVLSQGQLQHVHHLLST, via the exons GAGAACCACGGCATCTTCGTCAGGCAGTCCCAG ATCCAAGTAGTAGAAGATGGTTCCAGTGCCTCCTCCCCAGACCCCTCCGACTTGGGCTCCTCCAAGATCTCCAGACAAAGGGCAGAAAAAG ATGTTCCAGAAACTCCCAGGACAATCAAGCAG ATGCCTGCAGGCCTTAAGAAG CCCTCAACTACTACCTCTACCCGTCACTCAACAAAG CTGAGCACCCCTCGCCTGGCCCCAGCCTCCTCCTTGCCCTCCCTCCTGGTGCGTTCCACTGGGAGAACCAGCCTATCCCGGACG GCATCCCGGGAGAGCCTGTCCTCATCCCACTCAGACATCAGTGAAGCTGTACAGTCCGCCCCTGCACCTGCTGCACTTGCTACCCTTGCACCTGCCACCCCTGCCCCGGGCTCTGTATCAGCCACTCCCAGCAAG gaggaggagaacctACGCACCCAGGTAAAGGACCTGGAAGAAAAGCTGGAGACcctgaggatgaagaggagcgaGGACAAGGCCAAACTCAAAGAGCTGGAAAAGCACAAGATCCAACTGGAGCAGCTCCAGGAGTGGAAGAGCAAGatgcaggagcagcagagcgaGCTGCAGAGACACCTCAAGGAAGCCAAGcgg GAGGCCCGTGAAGCCCAGGAGGCTAAAGACCGCTACATGGAGGAGATGTCGGACACTGCAGACGCCATAGAGATGGCCACTCTGGACAAGGAGATGGCTGAGGAGCGGGCTGAGTctctgcaggtggaggtggacACGCTCAAGGAGAAGGTGGAGGAGTTGTCCATGGACCTGGAGATCCTGCGCCATGAGATCTCTGAGAAAG GGTCAGATGGGGCTGCGTCCAGTTACCACGTCAAACAGCTGGAGGAGCAGAATGCACGGCTGAAGGAGGCTCTGGTCAG gatgCGAGACCTGTCTGCCTCAGAGAAGCAAGAGCATGTGAAGCTGCAGAAGCAGATGGAGAAAAAGAACACTGAGCTGGAGACGTTCAGAACTCAGAAGGACAAACTGAGTGTGGAGCTGAAGCAGGCAGAGGCCACCATCGACGAGCTCAAGGAACAG GTGGATGCAGCGCTGGGCTCAGAAGAGATGGTGGAGAGCCTGACTGAGAGGAACCTGGACTTGGAGGAGAAAGTGCGAGAGCTGAGGGAAACTGTCACTGACCTG GAAGCCATAAATGAGATGAACGACGAGCTGCAGGAAAACGCccgagagacagagatggagctgAGAGAGCAGGTGGACCTAAGCGTGTCCAAGGTCAGAGAGGCTGAGAAGAGGGTGGAGGCTGCCCAAGAGACTGTGGCCGACTACCAGCAGACCATCAGCAAGTACAGGGAGCTCACCGCTCAGCTGCAG GAGGCCAACAGAGAGCTGGTTAGTCAGCAGAGCACCAATGTGGAGCAGGTACACCAGCCGCCTGCTGAGCTGTTTGATTTCAAGATCAAGTTTGCAGAGACCAAGGCCTATGCAAAG GCCATAGAGATGGAGCTGAGGAAGATGGAGGTTTCCCAGCTGAACAGACAGGTGGCACTCCTCACGTCCTTCATGCCTGACTCGTTTGTGCGTCATGGAGGAGACCATGACTGCCTCCTGGTGCTTCTACTCATCCCACGCCTCATCTGTAAG GCGGAGCTGATCAATAAACAGGCTCAGGATAAGTTTGATCTAAATGGGCCCTTGGTGCAGGGCCCAGCCCTCAGGGGCCCTTCAGGAGAGCAGCGCAGCTTTGCCTCTGGTCTGGTGTACTCGCTGAGCTTGCTACAGGCCACGCTGCACCGCTACGAGCA GGCCCTGGGCTCTTGCTCAGTGGAGGTGTTTAAGCGCATGGGCACACTCTACTCGGAGATGAGCTTCCACGAGCGCTCTCTGGACTACTTCATCGACCTGCTGCACCGCGATCAGTTGGACGAGACCGTGCAGGTGGAGCCCCTTACCAAGGCCATCAAATACTACCAG caACTGTACAGCGTGCACCTGTCTGAGATGAGTGAGGACTGCACGGTGCAGCTGTTGGACCACATAAAG tTCACAGGCAGCGCTCTGGACTGCATGGCAGTGGAGGTGTCCCGTCTCAGGGCCTTCCTCTCTGGGGGACAGGAGAGCTCGGGGCTGGCTGTGCTGCTCAAGGACCTGGACACATCCTGCTCTGATATCAGGCAGTTTTGTAAGAAGATCCGCAGACGCATGCCGGGGGCCGATGTGGCAGGGGTCCCAGCCGCGCTCTGCTTTGGACCACAG GTGTCGGACACCCTGATGGAGTGCAGGCGTCAGCTTAGTTGCGTGCTGGCTGTACTGCAGGAGGTGGCTGCGGCTGGAGCACAGGTTATGGCTCCTCTGGCGGAGAACGAGGGTCTGAGTGCTGCTAAGCTAGAGGACTTTCTTATCAAAGCTGTGGAGCAG ATTTATGGTTCTCAGGGTCTGAACCCAAGTGAGTGTCTGCAACAGTCCTGCACCGCTGTTATCACCACCATGAACAAGATGGCCACTGCCATGCAGGAGGGCGAGTATGACGCTGACCGACCTGCTACACAG ACTCCCCCAGTGGAGGTCCGAGCAGCCGCAGTCCGAGCTGAGATGACCGATGCAGAGGGACTGGGCGTTAAACTGGAGGACAGAGAGACGGTCATCAAGGAGCTCAAGAAGTCTCTCAAGATCAAG GGTGAGGAGCTGAGTGAGGCTAATATCCGCCTGAGCCTCCTGGAGAAGAAGCTGGACACCTCCACCAAAGATGCAGATGAAAGAGTGGAGAAGATCCAGACCAAACTGGATGAGAACATGGCTCTGCTCAAGAAGAAAGAGAA GGAGTTTGAAGAGACCATGGACGCCCTGCAGGCTGACATCGACCAACTGGAGGCAGAGAAGACGGAGCTGAAGCAGAGGCTGAATAACCAGTCAAAGATGACCATTGACAACCTGCGCGGTGGGCCGGTGGCGGGTATTGCCTCCATCGTCCAGGGCTCTGCTGTTG GTCTGTCTCCAGCTCTGGCCGGGCCTgtgcaggtggtggactctccaCTCCTcaggcagcaggtggaggtccAGAGACTCAGCATCAAGCACCTCAAGAACGAGAACAACCGGCTCAAG GCGGAGAGGATGCGGGCACAGTTGGCATCTCTGCCCCCTCTGGTCCCCCCGAAGCTTCCAGTGATGTCCAGAGAGCCCCCCACACAACCAGGCGGGCTCAGCACGGGTATCTACCGGCGCACGGACCAGCTGCTGTCCACTCTTCTCAAGCTCAGTGCGGAGATGAGAGTTGTGGACGTAACCGGGAAGACCTCTG TGAGTGCCAGTGCCCAGCTCCTGGAACAGACCGCTCGACTGCAGAGCCTCAGCGACGCTCTGGACAAACTCAAG GGAGAGGTGTCGGAGCACGTCGTCTCACAGCGACCTGGAGCCAAGGCCTCCTCCGACTTTGCAACATTCCCCCGCTCCTCATTCGTCAAG GCTaaggaggagaggcaggaggGCACTGTCCTGGTGGGCCGAGTGCATATCTCCTGCTCTAAAGGACAGGAGCAGGTACACAGGGTGGTCCTGAGCCAGGGGCAGCTACAACATGTGCACCACCTGCTCAGCACCTGA
- the LOC117385981 gene encoding dynactin subunit 1-like isoform X1, whose product MALSRRHSYTPRLTSPLISKMSSGGTVESSKPPKIGSIVEVTGKSQRGTVAYIGATLFASGKWVGVILDEPKGKNDGTVQGKRYFTCEENHGIFVRQSQIQVVEDGSSASSPDPSDLGSSKISRQRAEKDVPETPRTIKQMPAGLKKPSTTTSTRHSTKLSTPRLAPASSLPSLLVRSTGRTSLSRTASRESLSSSHSDISEAVQSAPAPAALATLAPATPAPGSVSATPSKEEENLRTQVKDLEEKLETLRMKRSEDKAKLKELEKHKIQLEQLQEWKSKMQEQQSELQRHLKEAKREAREAQEAKDRYMEEMSDTADAIEMATLDKEMAEERAESLQVEVDTLKEKVEELSMDLEILRHEISEKGSDGAASSYHVKQLEEQNARLKEALVRMRDLSASEKQEHVKLQKQMEKKNTELETFRTQKDKLSVELKQAEATIDELKEQVDAALGSEEMVESLTERNLDLEEKVRELRETVTDLEAINEMNDELQENARETEMELREQVDLSVSKVREAEKRVEAAQETVADYQQTISKYRELTAQLQEANRELVSQQSTNVEQVHQPPAELFDFKIKFAETKAYAKAIEMELRKMEVSQLNRQVALLTSFMPDSFVRHGGDHDCLLVLLLIPRLICKAELINKQAQDKFDLNGPLVQGPALRGPSGEQRSFASGLVYSLSLLQATLHRYEQALGSCSVEVFKRMGTLYSEMSFHERSLDYFIDLLHRDQLDETVQVEPLTKAIKYYQQLYSVHLSEMSEDCTVQLLDHIKFTGSALDCMAVEVSRLRAFLSGGQESSGLAVLLKDLDTSCSDIRQFCKKIRRRMPGADVAGVPAALCFGPQVSDTLMECRRQLSCVLAVLQEVAAAGAQVMAPLAENEGLSAAKLEDFLIKAVEQIYGSQGLNPSECLQQSCTAVITTMNKMATAMQEGEYDADRPATQTPPVEVRAAAVRAEMTDAEGLGVKLEDRETVIKELKKSLKIKGEELSEANIRLSLLEKKLDTSTKDADERVEKIQTKLDENMALLKKKEKEFEETMDALQADIDQLEAEKTELKQRLNNQSKMTIDNLRGGPVAGIASIVQGSAVGLSPALAGPVQVVDSPLLRQQVEVQRLSIKHLKNENNRLKAERMRAQLASLPPLVPPKLPVMSREPPTQPGGLSTGIYRRTDQLLSTLLKLSAEMRVVDVTGKTSVSASAQLLEQTARLQSLSDALDKLKGEVSEHVVSQRPGAKASSDFATFPRSSFVKAKEERQEGTVLVGRVHISCSKGQEQVHRVVLSQGQLQHVHHLLST is encoded by the exons GAGAACCACGGCATCTTCGTCAGGCAGTCCCAG ATCCAAGTAGTAGAAGATGGTTCCAGTGCCTCCTCCCCAGACCCCTCCGACTTGGGCTCCTCCAAGATCTCCAGACAAAGGGCAGAAAAAG ATGTTCCAGAAACTCCCAGGACAATCAAGCAG ATGCCTGCAGGCCTTAAGAAG CCCTCAACTACTACCTCTACCCGTCACTCAACAAAG CTGAGCACCCCTCGCCTGGCCCCAGCCTCCTCCTTGCCCTCCCTCCTGGTGCGTTCCACTGGGAGAACCAGCCTATCCCGGACG GCATCCCGGGAGAGCCTGTCCTCATCCCACTCAGACATCAGTGAAGCTGTACAGTCCGCCCCTGCACCTGCTGCACTTGCTACCCTTGCACCTGCCACCCCTGCCCCGGGCTCTGTATCAGCCACTCCCAGCAAG gaggaggagaacctACGCACCCAGGTAAAGGACCTGGAAGAAAAGCTGGAGACcctgaggatgaagaggagcgaGGACAAGGCCAAACTCAAAGAGCTGGAAAAGCACAAGATCCAACTGGAGCAGCTCCAGGAGTGGAAGAGCAAGatgcaggagcagcagagcgaGCTGCAGAGACACCTCAAGGAAGCCAAGcgg GAGGCCCGTGAAGCCCAGGAGGCTAAAGACCGCTACATGGAGGAGATGTCGGACACTGCAGACGCCATAGAGATGGCCACTCTGGACAAGGAGATGGCTGAGGAGCGGGCTGAGTctctgcaggtggaggtggacACGCTCAAGGAGAAGGTGGAGGAGTTGTCCATGGACCTGGAGATCCTGCGCCATGAGATCTCTGAGAAAG GGTCAGATGGGGCTGCGTCCAGTTACCACGTCAAACAGCTGGAGGAGCAGAATGCACGGCTGAAGGAGGCTCTGGTCAG gatgCGAGACCTGTCTGCCTCAGAGAAGCAAGAGCATGTGAAGCTGCAGAAGCAGATGGAGAAAAAGAACACTGAGCTGGAGACGTTCAGAACTCAGAAGGACAAACTGAGTGTGGAGCTGAAGCAGGCAGAGGCCACCATCGACGAGCTCAAGGAACAG GTGGATGCAGCGCTGGGCTCAGAAGAGATGGTGGAGAGCCTGACTGAGAGGAACCTGGACTTGGAGGAGAAAGTGCGAGAGCTGAGGGAAACTGTCACTGACCTG GAAGCCATAAATGAGATGAACGACGAGCTGCAGGAAAACGCccgagagacagagatggagctgAGAGAGCAGGTGGACCTAAGCGTGTCCAAGGTCAGAGAGGCTGAGAAGAGGGTGGAGGCTGCCCAAGAGACTGTGGCCGACTACCAGCAGACCATCAGCAAGTACAGGGAGCTCACCGCTCAGCTGCAG GAGGCCAACAGAGAGCTGGTTAGTCAGCAGAGCACCAATGTGGAGCAGGTACACCAGCCGCCTGCTGAGCTGTTTGATTTCAAGATCAAGTTTGCAGAGACCAAGGCCTATGCAAAG GCCATAGAGATGGAGCTGAGGAAGATGGAGGTTTCCCAGCTGAACAGACAGGTGGCACTCCTCACGTCCTTCATGCCTGACTCGTTTGTGCGTCATGGAGGAGACCATGACTGCCTCCTGGTGCTTCTACTCATCCCACGCCTCATCTGTAAG GCGGAGCTGATCAATAAACAGGCTCAGGATAAGTTTGATCTAAATGGGCCCTTGGTGCAGGGCCCAGCCCTCAGGGGCCCTTCAGGAGAGCAGCGCAGCTTTGCCTCTGGTCTGGTGTACTCGCTGAGCTTGCTACAGGCCACGCTGCACCGCTACGAGCA GGCCCTGGGCTCTTGCTCAGTGGAGGTGTTTAAGCGCATGGGCACACTCTACTCGGAGATGAGCTTCCACGAGCGCTCTCTGGACTACTTCATCGACCTGCTGCACCGCGATCAGTTGGACGAGACCGTGCAGGTGGAGCCCCTTACCAAGGCCATCAAATACTACCAG caACTGTACAGCGTGCACCTGTCTGAGATGAGTGAGGACTGCACGGTGCAGCTGTTGGACCACATAAAG tTCACAGGCAGCGCTCTGGACTGCATGGCAGTGGAGGTGTCCCGTCTCAGGGCCTTCCTCTCTGGGGGACAGGAGAGCTCGGGGCTGGCTGTGCTGCTCAAGGACCTGGACACATCCTGCTCTGATATCAGGCAGTTTTGTAAGAAGATCCGCAGACGCATGCCGGGGGCCGATGTGGCAGGGGTCCCAGCCGCGCTCTGCTTTGGACCACAG GTGTCGGACACCCTGATGGAGTGCAGGCGTCAGCTTAGTTGCGTGCTGGCTGTACTGCAGGAGGTGGCTGCGGCTGGAGCACAGGTTATGGCTCCTCTGGCGGAGAACGAGGGTCTGAGTGCTGCTAAGCTAGAGGACTTTCTTATCAAAGCTGTGGAGCAG ATTTATGGTTCTCAGGGTCTGAACCCAAGTGAGTGTCTGCAACAGTCCTGCACCGCTGTTATCACCACCATGAACAAGATGGCCACTGCCATGCAGGAGGGCGAGTATGACGCTGACCGACCTGCTACACAG ACTCCCCCAGTGGAGGTCCGAGCAGCCGCAGTCCGAGCTGAGATGACCGATGCAGAGGGACTGGGCGTTAAACTGGAGGACAGAGAGACGGTCATCAAGGAGCTCAAGAAGTCTCTCAAGATCAAG GGTGAGGAGCTGAGTGAGGCTAATATCCGCCTGAGCCTCCTGGAGAAGAAGCTGGACACCTCCACCAAAGATGCAGATGAAAGAGTGGAGAAGATCCAGACCAAACTGGATGAGAACATGGCTCTGCTCAAGAAGAAAGAGAA GGAGTTTGAAGAGACCATGGACGCCCTGCAGGCTGACATCGACCAACTGGAGGCAGAGAAGACGGAGCTGAAGCAGAGGCTGAATAACCAGTCAAAGATGACCATTGACAACCTGCGCGGTGGGCCGGTGGCGGGTATTGCCTCCATCGTCCAGGGCTCTGCTGTTG GTCTGTCTCCAGCTCTGGCCGGGCCTgtgcaggtggtggactctccaCTCCTcaggcagcaggtggaggtccAGAGACTCAGCATCAAGCACCTCAAGAACGAGAACAACCGGCTCAAG GCGGAGAGGATGCGGGCACAGTTGGCATCTCTGCCCCCTCTGGTCCCCCCGAAGCTTCCAGTGATGTCCAGAGAGCCCCCCACACAACCAGGCGGGCTCAGCACGGGTATCTACCGGCGCACGGACCAGCTGCTGTCCACTCTTCTCAAGCTCAGTGCGGAGATGAGAGTTGTGGACGTAACCGGGAAGACCTCTG TGAGTGCCAGTGCCCAGCTCCTGGAACAGACCGCTCGACTGCAGAGCCTCAGCGACGCTCTGGACAAACTCAAG GGAGAGGTGTCGGAGCACGTCGTCTCACAGCGACCTGGAGCCAAGGCCTCCTCCGACTTTGCAACATTCCCCCGCTCCTCATTCGTCAAG GCTaaggaggagaggcaggaggGCACTGTCCTGGTGGGCCGAGTGCATATCTCCTGCTCTAAAGGACAGGAGCAGGTACACAGGGTGGTCCTGAGCCAGGGGCAGCTACAACATGTGCACCACCTGCTCAGCACCTGA
- the LOC117385981 gene encoding dynactin subunit 1-like isoform X2 yields MALSRRHSYTPRLTSPLISKMSSGGTVESSKPPKIGSIVEVTGKSQRGTVAYIGATLFASGKWVGVILDEPKGKNDGTVQGKRYFTCEENHGIFVRQSQIQVVEDGSSASSPDPSDLGSSKISRQRAEKDVPETPRTIKQMPAGLKKLSTPRLAPASSLPSLLVRSTGRTSLSRTASRESLSSSHSDISEAVQSAPAPAALATLAPATPAPGSVSATPSKEEENLRTQVKDLEEKLETLRMKRSEDKAKLKELEKHKIQLEQLQEWKSKMQEQQSELQRHLKEAKREAREAQEAKDRYMEEMSDTADAIEMATLDKEMAEERAESLQVEVDTLKEKVEELSMDLEILRHEISEKGSDGAASSYHVKQLEEQNARLKEALVRMRDLSASEKQEHVKLQKQMEKKNTELETFRTQKDKLSVELKQAEATIDELKEQVDAALGSEEMVESLTERNLDLEEKVRELRETVTDLEAINEMNDELQENARETEMELREQVDLSVSKVREAEKRVEAAQETVADYQQTISKYRELTAQLQEANRELVSQQSTNVEQVHQPPAELFDFKIKFAETKAYAKAIEMELRKMEVSQLNRQVALLTSFMPDSFVRHGGDHDCLLVLLLIPRLICKAELINKQAQDKFDLNGPLVQGPALRGPSGEQRSFASGLVYSLSLLQATLHRYEQALGSCSVEVFKRMGTLYSEMSFHERSLDYFIDLLHRDQLDETVQVEPLTKAIKYYQQLYSVHLSEMSEDCTVQLLDHIKFTGSALDCMAVEVSRLRAFLSGGQESSGLAVLLKDLDTSCSDIRQFCKKIRRRMPGADVAGVPAALCFGPQVSDTLMECRRQLSCVLAVLQEVAAAGAQVMAPLAENEGLSAAKLEDFLIKAVEQIYGSQGLNPSECLQQSCTAVITTMNKMATAMQEGEYDADRPATQTPPVEVRAAAVRAEMTDAEGLGVKLEDRETVIKELKKSLKIKGEELSEANIRLSLLEKKLDTSTKDADERVEKIQTKLDENMALLKKKEKEFEETMDALQADIDQLEAEKTELKQRLNNQSKMTIDNLRGGPVAGIASIVQGSAVGLSPALAGPVQVVDSPLLRQQVEVQRLSIKHLKNENNRLKAERMRAQLASLPPLVPPKLPVMSREPPTQPGGLSTGIYRRTDQLLSTLLKLSAEMRVVDVTGKTSVSASAQLLEQTARLQSLSDALDKLKGEVSEHVVSQRPGAKASSDFATFPRSSFVKAKEERQEGTVLVGRVHISCSKGQEQVHRVVLSQGQLQHVHHLLST; encoded by the exons GAGAACCACGGCATCTTCGTCAGGCAGTCCCAG ATCCAAGTAGTAGAAGATGGTTCCAGTGCCTCCTCCCCAGACCCCTCCGACTTGGGCTCCTCCAAGATCTCCAGACAAAGGGCAGAAAAAG ATGTTCCAGAAACTCCCAGGACAATCAAGCAG ATGCCTGCAGGCCTTAAGAAG CTGAGCACCCCTCGCCTGGCCCCAGCCTCCTCCTTGCCCTCCCTCCTGGTGCGTTCCACTGGGAGAACCAGCCTATCCCGGACG GCATCCCGGGAGAGCCTGTCCTCATCCCACTCAGACATCAGTGAAGCTGTACAGTCCGCCCCTGCACCTGCTGCACTTGCTACCCTTGCACCTGCCACCCCTGCCCCGGGCTCTGTATCAGCCACTCCCAGCAAG gaggaggagaacctACGCACCCAGGTAAAGGACCTGGAAGAAAAGCTGGAGACcctgaggatgaagaggagcgaGGACAAGGCCAAACTCAAAGAGCTGGAAAAGCACAAGATCCAACTGGAGCAGCTCCAGGAGTGGAAGAGCAAGatgcaggagcagcagagcgaGCTGCAGAGACACCTCAAGGAAGCCAAGcgg GAGGCCCGTGAAGCCCAGGAGGCTAAAGACCGCTACATGGAGGAGATGTCGGACACTGCAGACGCCATAGAGATGGCCACTCTGGACAAGGAGATGGCTGAGGAGCGGGCTGAGTctctgcaggtggaggtggacACGCTCAAGGAGAAGGTGGAGGAGTTGTCCATGGACCTGGAGATCCTGCGCCATGAGATCTCTGAGAAAG GGTCAGATGGGGCTGCGTCCAGTTACCACGTCAAACAGCTGGAGGAGCAGAATGCACGGCTGAAGGAGGCTCTGGTCAG gatgCGAGACCTGTCTGCCTCAGAGAAGCAAGAGCATGTGAAGCTGCAGAAGCAGATGGAGAAAAAGAACACTGAGCTGGAGACGTTCAGAACTCAGAAGGACAAACTGAGTGTGGAGCTGAAGCAGGCAGAGGCCACCATCGACGAGCTCAAGGAACAG GTGGATGCAGCGCTGGGCTCAGAAGAGATGGTGGAGAGCCTGACTGAGAGGAACCTGGACTTGGAGGAGAAAGTGCGAGAGCTGAGGGAAACTGTCACTGACCTG GAAGCCATAAATGAGATGAACGACGAGCTGCAGGAAAACGCccgagagacagagatggagctgAGAGAGCAGGTGGACCTAAGCGTGTCCAAGGTCAGAGAGGCTGAGAAGAGGGTGGAGGCTGCCCAAGAGACTGTGGCCGACTACCAGCAGACCATCAGCAAGTACAGGGAGCTCACCGCTCAGCTGCAG GAGGCCAACAGAGAGCTGGTTAGTCAGCAGAGCACCAATGTGGAGCAGGTACACCAGCCGCCTGCTGAGCTGTTTGATTTCAAGATCAAGTTTGCAGAGACCAAGGCCTATGCAAAG GCCATAGAGATGGAGCTGAGGAAGATGGAGGTTTCCCAGCTGAACAGACAGGTGGCACTCCTCACGTCCTTCATGCCTGACTCGTTTGTGCGTCATGGAGGAGACCATGACTGCCTCCTGGTGCTTCTACTCATCCCACGCCTCATCTGTAAG GCGGAGCTGATCAATAAACAGGCTCAGGATAAGTTTGATCTAAATGGGCCCTTGGTGCAGGGCCCAGCCCTCAGGGGCCCTTCAGGAGAGCAGCGCAGCTTTGCCTCTGGTCTGGTGTACTCGCTGAGCTTGCTACAGGCCACGCTGCACCGCTACGAGCA GGCCCTGGGCTCTTGCTCAGTGGAGGTGTTTAAGCGCATGGGCACACTCTACTCGGAGATGAGCTTCCACGAGCGCTCTCTGGACTACTTCATCGACCTGCTGCACCGCGATCAGTTGGACGAGACCGTGCAGGTGGAGCCCCTTACCAAGGCCATCAAATACTACCAG caACTGTACAGCGTGCACCTGTCTGAGATGAGTGAGGACTGCACGGTGCAGCTGTTGGACCACATAAAG tTCACAGGCAGCGCTCTGGACTGCATGGCAGTGGAGGTGTCCCGTCTCAGGGCCTTCCTCTCTGGGGGACAGGAGAGCTCGGGGCTGGCTGTGCTGCTCAAGGACCTGGACACATCCTGCTCTGATATCAGGCAGTTTTGTAAGAAGATCCGCAGACGCATGCCGGGGGCCGATGTGGCAGGGGTCCCAGCCGCGCTCTGCTTTGGACCACAG GTGTCGGACACCCTGATGGAGTGCAGGCGTCAGCTTAGTTGCGTGCTGGCTGTACTGCAGGAGGTGGCTGCGGCTGGAGCACAGGTTATGGCTCCTCTGGCGGAGAACGAGGGTCTGAGTGCTGCTAAGCTAGAGGACTTTCTTATCAAAGCTGTGGAGCAG ATTTATGGTTCTCAGGGTCTGAACCCAAGTGAGTGTCTGCAACAGTCCTGCACCGCTGTTATCACCACCATGAACAAGATGGCCACTGCCATGCAGGAGGGCGAGTATGACGCTGACCGACCTGCTACACAG ACTCCCCCAGTGGAGGTCCGAGCAGCCGCAGTCCGAGCTGAGATGACCGATGCAGAGGGACTGGGCGTTAAACTGGAGGACAGAGAGACGGTCATCAAGGAGCTCAAGAAGTCTCTCAAGATCAAG GGTGAGGAGCTGAGTGAGGCTAATATCCGCCTGAGCCTCCTGGAGAAGAAGCTGGACACCTCCACCAAAGATGCAGATGAAAGAGTGGAGAAGATCCAGACCAAACTGGATGAGAACATGGCTCTGCTCAAGAAGAAAGAGAA GGAGTTTGAAGAGACCATGGACGCCCTGCAGGCTGACATCGACCAACTGGAGGCAGAGAAGACGGAGCTGAAGCAGAGGCTGAATAACCAGTCAAAGATGACCATTGACAACCTGCGCGGTGGGCCGGTGGCGGGTATTGCCTCCATCGTCCAGGGCTCTGCTGTTG GTCTGTCTCCAGCTCTGGCCGGGCCTgtgcaggtggtggactctccaCTCCTcaggcagcaggtggaggtccAGAGACTCAGCATCAAGCACCTCAAGAACGAGAACAACCGGCTCAAG GCGGAGAGGATGCGGGCACAGTTGGCATCTCTGCCCCCTCTGGTCCCCCCGAAGCTTCCAGTGATGTCCAGAGAGCCCCCCACACAACCAGGCGGGCTCAGCACGGGTATCTACCGGCGCACGGACCAGCTGCTGTCCACTCTTCTCAAGCTCAGTGCGGAGATGAGAGTTGTGGACGTAACCGGGAAGACCTCTG TGAGTGCCAGTGCCCAGCTCCTGGAACAGACCGCTCGACTGCAGAGCCTCAGCGACGCTCTGGACAAACTCAAG GGAGAGGTGTCGGAGCACGTCGTCTCACAGCGACCTGGAGCCAAGGCCTCCTCCGACTTTGCAACATTCCCCCGCTCCTCATTCGTCAAG GCTaaggaggagaggcaggaggGCACTGTCCTGGTGGGCCGAGTGCATATCTCCTGCTCTAAAGGACAGGAGCAGGTACACAGGGTGGTCCTGAGCCAGGGGCAGCTACAACATGTGCACCACCTGCTCAGCACCTGA